From Danio aesculapii chromosome 18, fDanAes4.1, whole genome shotgun sequence, a single genomic window includes:
- the LOC130245653 gene encoding extracellular calcium-sensing receptor, with protein sequence MLFFHYIFLHFTLIHTKAGDGLCQTMGDPKYPLFSKDGDITIGALFAILSKETLPSFQFTRKPQLLSCSSVNLRDFRMTQIMIFAIEEINRSESLLPNVSIGYRIYDTCGSRMSAMSATMALMNGPEFTADKICNGKSPIHAIIGETESSATIILSKTTGPFKIPVISHSASCECLSNRKIYPSFFRTIASDYHQGRALAFIVKHFGWSWVGTVNSDNDYGNNVMAIFLNTAQKEGICVEYSVKFYRTEPEKLKKVVETIKKSTAKVIVAFVSLVEMGLLIDQLTIQNITGFQVIGGEGWITTKSLITSKSFRVLGGSLGFAFRKIIIEGFADYVIKAFWEIDFPCLMTERNSSQYALTCGNYQDLFTLKNYNEDIPEQRYASNVYKAVYAVAHSLHNLLKCKEKEGCEKSLTMQPQQVVEALKNVNFTLKIGDRVWFDSTGGAVAHYEVVNWQQDSDGSFQFKNVGYFDASLPPDQSFMLNPKNIIWSGGQLERPRSVCSASCPPGTRKAAQKGRPVCCYDCIPCAEGEISNETDSNNCKQCQGEYWSNVEKNKCVLKVVEFLSFTDFLGIVLVFFSLFGVGLTVLVAILFYNKKDTPIVKANNSELSFLLLFSLTLCFLCSLTFIGRPTEWSCMLRHTAFGITFVLCISCVLGKTIVVLMAFKATLPGSNVMKWFGPVQQRLSVLVFTIVQVLICLLWLTMSSPFPYKNMKYYKEKIILECSLGSVIGFWAVLGYIGLLAALCFILAFLARTLPDNFNEAKFITFSMLIFCAVWVTFIPAYVSSPGKYTVAVEIFAILASTFGLLLCIFVPKSYIIIFKPEHNTKQHMMGKKNHIHTEK encoded by the exons ATGCTTTTTTTCCATTATATATTCCTACATTTCACTCTAATTCATACAAAAGCTGGAGATGGTCTTTGCCAAACGATGGGAGACCCCAAGTACCCGCTATTTTCCAAGGATGGGGACATAACCATTGGAGCACTTTTTGCAATTCTCAGTAAAGAAACTTTACCTTCTTTTCAGTTTACACGAAAACCTCAGCTTCTGTCATGCTCCAG TGTGAATTTAAGGGATTTCCGGATGACTCAAATTATGATTTTTGCAATTGAAGAGATAAATAGAAGTGAAAGTTTGCTTCCAAATGTTTCTATTGGATACCGAATTTATGACACCTGTGGTTCAAGAATGTCTGCTATGAGTGCAACTATGGCATTGATGAATGGACCAGAGTTTACAGCAGATAAAATTTGTAATGGAAAATCACCTATACATGCTATTATAGGAGAAACAGAGTCTTCTGCTACAATCATTCTCTCCAAAACTACAGgaccttttaaaattccagtG ATAAGTCACTCAGCCTCATGTGAATGTCTGAGCAACAGAAAAATATATCCATCATTCTTCAGGACTATTGCTAGTGATTACCACCAAGGCAGAGCACTTGCTTTCATAGTCAAGCACTTTGGCTGGTCTTGGGTTGGAACTGTGAACAGTGACAATGATTATGGCAACAATGTTATGGCTATATTTCTAAATACAGCTCAGAAAGAGGGGATTTGTGTTGAGTACTCTGTGAAATTTTACCGAACAGAGCCAGAAAAACTTAAAAAAGTTGTAGAGACTATTAAAAAAAGCACTGCAAAAGTTATTGTTGCTTTTGTTTCACTTGTTGAAATGGGCTTACTTATTGATCAGCTTACCATTCAGAATATTACAGGCTTTCAAGTGATTGGAGGGGAGGGATGGATAACTACAAAGAGTCTGATCACTTCAAAGAGTTTTCGTGTGCTTGGAGGGTCACTGGGGTTTGCATTTAGAAAAATTATTATTGAAGGATTTGCAGATTATGTTATAAAAGCATTTTGGGAAATAGATTTTCCATGTTTAATGACTGAGAGGAATTCTTCTCAATATGCATTAACTTGCGGCAATTATCAGGATCTATTTACTCTAAAAAACTACAATGAAGATATACCTGAACAAAGATATGCAAGCAATGTCTACAAAGCAGTGTATGCTGTGGCTCATTCACTGCATAATCTATTAAAGTGCAAAGAAAAAGAAGGGTGTGAGAAAAGCTTGACAATGCAACCACAGCAG gtGGTTGAAGCTCTGAAAAACGTAAATTTTACCTTAAAAATTGGAGATCGTGTGTGGTTTGACAGCACTGGAGGTGCAGTAGCCCATTATGAAGTTGTGAACTGGCAGCAAGACTCTGATGGGTCATTCCAGTTTAAAAATGTGGGTTACTTTGATGCCTCACTACCACCTGACCAAAGCTTTATGCTTAACCCTAAAAATATCATTTGGTCTGGAGGGCAACTTGAG agACCGAGGTCTGTGTGCAGTGCGAGCTGTCCTCCAGGCACCAGGAAGGCTGCACAGAAAGGAAGACCTGTCTGCTGTTATGACTGTATTCCATGTGCAGAAGGAGAAATCAGTAATGAAACGG ATTCAAATAACTGCAAGCAGTGTCAAGGAGAGTACTGGTCTAATGTTgagaaaaacaaatgtgtgttaAAAGTTGTAGAGTTCCTGTCATTCACAGATTTTTTGGGTATAGTTCTAGTCTTTTTCTCACTGTTTGGAGTAGGATTAACTGTGCTGGTGGCTATCCTGTTTTACAACAAGAAAGACACACCAATAGTTAAAGCCAATAACTCAGAGTTGAGCTTCCTGCTGCTCTTCTCACTGACTCTGTGTTTTCTCTGTTCACTTACCTTCATTGGTCGGCCAACTGAGTGGTCTTGTATGTTGCGTCATACAGCGTTTGGGATCACCTTTGTCCTCTGCATCTCCTGTGTTCTGGGGAAAACAATAGTGGTGTTAATGGCTTTCAAGGCTACACTTCCAGGAAGTAATGTCATGAAATGGTTTGGTCCTGTACAACAACGACTCAGTGTTCTTGTGTTTACAATTGTACAAGTTCTTATCTGTTTGCTTTGGCTAACAATGTCTTCTCCATTTCCctacaaaaatatgaaatattacaaGGAAAAGATCATTCTTGAGTGCAGTCTGGGCTCAGTTATAGGTTTCTGGGCTGTTTTGGGTTATATAGGCCTACTGGCTGCCTTGTGCTTCATTTTGGCTTTTCTGGCTCGCACACTGCCTGATAACTTCAACGAAGCCAAATTCATCACATTCAGTATGctcatattttgtgctgtatggGTCACATTTATCCCAGCTTATGTCAGTTCTCCTGGAAAATACACTGTAGCTGTTGAGATTTTTGCCATTTTAGCATCAACCTTTGGTTTATTATTGTGCATATTTGTCCCTAAatcttatattataatttttaaacctGAACATAATACAAAGCAACATAtgatggggaaaaaaaatcacattcataCAGAGAAATAA